From Riemerella anatipestifer ATCC 11845 = DSM 15868, a single genomic window includes:
- a CDS encoding BRO family protein, translating to MSELVHNTDADGLSFEDFKQENGITYWWASDLMRMLAYPNMKSFQKVLDRATKAFVSLNIPYYDNILPEQRTIDNNTFQDFKLTRFACYMVVMNGDPKKIEVAQAQAYFAQQTRKFELYIENHQEIDRLLIREELTEGNKSLNSTLKHAKVQDYAKFTNAGYLGMYNMRNWELANKRNVKKEKLMDSMGRTELAANLFRVTQTEERIKSKGIQGQHNLEATHYEVGKEVREIIKKNVGKNPENLPQEKQLPDVRKELKAGYKKMLKEDKQKKKK from the coding sequence ATGAGTGAATTAGTTCATAATACAGATGCTGACGGACTTTCTTTTGAAGATTTTAAGCAAGAAAATGGTATAACTTATTGGTGGGCATCAGACTTAATGAGGATGTTGGCGTATCCTAATATGAAATCATTTCAAAAAGTTTTAGATAGAGCTACTAAGGCATTTGTTTCATTGAATATTCCTTACTATGATAATATTTTACCTGAACAAAGAACAATAGATAATAACACCTTTCAAGATTTCAAACTGACTCGTTTTGCGTGTTATATGGTTGTAATGAATGGAGACCCCAAAAAAATAGAGGTTGCACAAGCACAAGCATATTTTGCTCAGCAAACACGAAAATTTGAATTGTATATAGAAAATCATCAGGAAATAGATAGGCTTTTAATTAGAGAAGAATTAACGGAAGGGAATAAATCTCTTAATTCTACTCTGAAACACGCAAAAGTTCAAGATTATGCGAAGTTCACAAATGCGGGATATTTAGGAATGTACAATATGAGAAATTGGGAGTTGGCTAATAAACGCAATGTGAAAAAAGAAAAGCTGATGGATAGCATGGGTAGAACTGAATTGGCAGCTAATTTATTCCGTGTTACACAGACAGAGGAACGAATTAAAAGTAAGGGGATACAAGGACAGCATAACCTTGAAGCTACACATTACGAAGTTGGCAAAGAGGTAAGAGAAATTATCAAAAAGAATGTTGGTAAAAATCCTGAAAATCTTCCTCAGGAAAAACAATTACCTGATGTAAGAAAAGAACTTAAGGCAGGATATAAAAAAATGCTCAAGGAGGATAAGCAAAAAAAGAAAAAATAG
- a CDS encoding phage antirepressor Ant: protein MKALIKITEQNGKQAVSARELHSFLEIKDKFADWIKRMFEYGFIENIDYQSLSDFSEKPNGGRPLINYALTLDCAKEISMLQRSDKGKQARRYFIECEKKLKTTLPTTYKEALLELIKKEEEKEVLLLQNQEQQAQLEAQAPKVLFTEAVMGSKTSCLIGELAKVITQNGYEIGERRLFKYLRENGYLGRKGERYNIPNQKYVEQGIFELKKGTRSGSGGVMHTTITTKVTGKGQVYFVNKFLKHLQSA, encoded by the coding sequence ATGAAAGCGTTAATCAAAATTACAGAACAAAATGGCAAACAAGCCGTGTCAGCTAGAGAGTTACACTCTTTTTTAGAGATAAAAGATAAATTCGCAGATTGGATAAAGCGAATGTTTGAGTATGGATTTATTGAAAACATTGACTATCAGAGTTTATCGGATTTTTCCGAAAAACCTAACGGCGGTCGCCCCTTAATAAATTACGCCCTTACGCTAGATTGTGCAAAAGAGATTTCAATGTTACAGAGAAGCGACAAAGGCAAACAAGCGAGGCGTTACTTCATAGAGTGTGAGAAGAAACTTAAAACCACCCTACCCACCACCTACAAAGAAGCCTTACTTGAACTCATCAAGAAAGAAGAAGAAAAAGAGGTATTACTCTTGCAAAATCAAGAGCAACAAGCTCAACTTGAAGCACAAGCCCCAAAGGTATTATTTACAGAGGCGGTAATGGGTAGTAAGACCTCGTGTCTTATTGGCGAGTTAGCCAAAGTAATTACTCAAAACGGTTACGAGATAGGCGAACGGCGATTGTTCAAATACCTAAGAGAAAATGGCTATTTGGGGCGTAAAGGCGAACGCTACAACATACCCAATCAAAAATATGTAGAACAGGGTATTTTTGAACTCAAAAAAGGCACTCGTTCAGGTAGCGGTGGCGTTATGCATACCACCATAACCACAAAGGTAACAGGCAAAGGGCAGGTTTATTTTGTAAACAAATTTCTCAAACACCTACAAAGTGCCTAA
- a CDS encoding recombination protein NinG, which translates to MIEAKAIQKYKTKTRGKLVEQAQKLVNSYVRQRDAINERGDFICISCGKYKPNHQCNAGHYFSRGGYPSVRFDLDNIHSQCIQCNLHQHGNLIPYRENLIKKIGEKRFEQLEQLSKMSIKHDRIMLIELIERMKQQLKKIEK; encoded by the coding sequence ATGATTGAAGCAAAAGCCATACAGAAGTACAAAACAAAGACAAGGGGTAAGTTAGTAGAACAAGCTCAAAAGTTAGTAAACTCTTATGTGCGTCAAAGAGACGCAATAAACGAAAGAGGCGACTTTATTTGTATTTCGTGCGGCAAGTATAAGCCCAATCATCAATGCAATGCAGGGCATTATTTCAGTAGGGGCGGTTATCCGAGTGTAAGATTTGACCTAGATAACATTCATAGTCAATGTATACAGTGCAACCTGCACCAACACGGTAACCTCATACCCTACCGAGAAAACCTTATCAAAAAGATAGGCGAAAAGAGGTTTGAACAATTAGAGCAATTATCAAAAATGAGTATTAAGCACGATAGAATAATGCTCATTGAGTTAATAGAAAGAATGAAACAACAATTAAAAAAAATAGAAAAATGA
- a CDS encoding conserved phage C-terminal domain-containing protein, whose translation MNYIVLINKFWQCNLERCISPNDTRLYFYLLHTCNSLGWKQPFGHSDRHLSIALGMSVNTVRDARNRLMQLGLIDFKTPQKRSKGIDGQTKYVFPTVSTGDTVLDTVSDTDIDTVSDTVLDTVSDTNNKLNKTKLNVLLEKEPKGSLSDLEEEGKAKPNNDIDFEKLLNFISDKTKRKFKTINDQIKRKYKARLKEGYTKEDILEAIENAVKDKYHMEQGYKYLTPEFFSRPVTLDKYKNTTSQKATEKKKTYGIWSV comes from the coding sequence ATGAATTATATAGTTCTCATAAACAAATTTTGGCAATGCAACTTAGAGCGTTGCATCAGCCCTAACGACACAAGATTATACTTCTATCTGTTGCATACTTGTAATTCGTTGGGCTGGAAGCAACCCTTTGGGCATTCCGACAGACATTTAAGTATCGCACTTGGAATGTCAGTTAATACTGTTAGAGATGCTAGAAATAGATTGATGCAATTAGGACTTATTGACTTTAAAACACCGCAAAAAAGAAGCAAGGGAATAGACGGACAAACTAAATATGTTTTTCCAACTGTATCAACAGGTGATACGGTTCTTGATACAGTTTCTGATACAGATATTGACACGGTTTCTGATACGGTTCTTGATACAGTTTCTGATACTAACAATAAACTAAATAAAACTAAACTAAATGTTCTTTTAGAAAAAGAACCAAAAGGGTCTCTTTCGGATTTGGAAGAAGAGGGAAAAGCGAAGCCCAATAACGATATAGACTTTGAAAAGCTATTAAACTTCATAAGCGACAAAACAAAACGCAAGTTTAAAACGATAAACGACCAAATAAAGAGAAAGTACAAAGCTAGATTAAAAGAAGGATACACAAAGGAGGATATACTTGAGGCTATCGAAAATGCGGTAAAGGACAAATACCATATGGAACAAGGCTATAAATACCTAACACCTGAATTTTTTAGCCGTCCCGTAACCCTAGATAAGTACAAAAATACAACCTCTCAAAAAGCCACAGAAAAGAAGAAGACTTACGGAATTTGGAGCGTTTAA
- a CDS encoding DUF6630 family protein has product MARIYYHEEKLTGKSFENDVINLQLFDYIFNNTDTDKFEIPPVSINFFFGLLKSKKETFKTVIISRDGINYNTKEGNFYLPNAIIFYDNDDYTFPSEFYFISKLGDKIELRKCNGGKDVKWFQIPDLHKEVADSEIVSKIENTILEVKKLVETTYNKQIVVDKEKKKEEELRKIEENRPFLNEAHKNAYKELTELCIALNPKKKDVIAFIERLKNYDKDSILNYIMSFLDNNNVPFILRLDWKAGIEDLEWVLQSSLKENYNLSIDLPNEKDYEEHVSVSCDNVFEDFDKPIRQKGLQMGFIDTQSDEYVIVLHKIADKDKIKKVINEIGYGYYEK; this is encoded by the coding sequence ATGGCAAGAATATATTATCACGAAGAAAAATTAACTGGAAAATCATTTGAAAATGATGTAATTAATTTACAATTATTTGATTATATTTTCAACAATACTGACACCGATAAATTTGAAATTCCTCCTGTTTCAATTAACTTTTTCTTTGGGTTACTAAAATCAAAAAAAGAAACTTTTAAAACCGTAATAATTTCAAGAGATGGAATAAATTATAATACAAAAGAAGGAAATTTTTACTTGCCCAACGCAATAATTTTTTATGATAATGATGATTACACTTTTCCTTCCGAGTTCTATTTTATTTCAAAATTAGGCGACAAAATAGAGTTAAGAAAATGTAATGGAGGAAAAGATGTAAAATGGTTTCAGATTCCTGATTTGCATAAAGAAGTTGCTGATAGTGAAATAGTTTCAAAGATAGAAAACACTATTTTAGAAGTTAAAAAACTTGTTGAAACTACATATAACAAGCAAATTGTTGTTGATAAAGAAAAAAAGAAAGAGGAAGAATTAAGAAAAATAGAAGAAAATCGTCCTTTTTTGAATGAAGCTCACAAAAATGCCTATAAAGAGTTGACAGAACTATGCATTGCTCTAAATCCTAAAAAGAAAGATGTTATTGCATTTATTGAAAGACTTAAAAATTATGACAAAGACAGTATACTGAATTACATAATGAGCTTTTTAGATAACAACAATGTTCCATTTATTTTGAGGTTGGATTGGAAAGCTGGTATTGAAGATTTAGAATGGGTATTACAATCATCATTGAAAGAGAATTATAATTTATCAATAGACTTACCTAATGAAAAAGATTATGAAGAACATGTCTCAGTTTCATGCGACAACGTTTTTGAAGATTTTGACAAACCAATAAGACAAAAAGGACTGCAAATGGGATTTATAGACACACAATCTGATGAATATGTAATTGTTTTGCATAAAATAGCAGACAAAGACAAAATAAAAAAAGTAATTAACGAGATTGGATACGGCTATTACGAGAAATAA
- a CDS encoding P-loop NTPase family protein, with the protein MAFIDLASVHSKMRKLRTKGEIDPVYFSFETWNDFNNGKWLMGSRKCTLLIGGEPNHGKSQVTNEMVMQLIEKHHFKVALFTTESGDVEKVFTQFCGMYQGKPYTKVRPDGKPNKYAMTDEEVAEAEDFILRHLYIFKQDRKDTSYQKLDNIYKELAMAEANYGIKFDCLVIDPIYDIDDFEPKAGEVLRVLNRINLEAEENNRFDIIVNHVAETAKVTTKSGKRIKLTALADEFYGGKNNNRKAMLQILVHRPEPNENPEGDEEYVAENQTNIHILKIKPEGVAKWGIYSIYYDWRSRRYYEMFDDKVQFAQCTKFKDRRPNQEFKIEEFRTTPSEAFNTINYETDEMPF; encoded by the coding sequence ATGGCGTTTATAGACTTAGCTTCGGTTCATTCAAAGATGCGAAAACTCCGCACAAAGGGAGAGATAGACCCAGTCTATTTTTCGTTTGAAACTTGGAATGACTTTAACAATGGAAAATGGTTAATGGGAAGTAGGAAATGTACTTTGCTAATAGGTGGCGAACCCAATCACGGTAAATCACAAGTAACTAACGAAATGGTAATGCAGCTTATTGAAAAGCACCATTTCAAAGTGGCTTTATTTACCACAGAAAGCGGAGATGTAGAGAAAGTTTTCACACAGTTTTGCGGAATGTATCAAGGTAAGCCATACACTAAAGTCAGACCAGATGGAAAGCCCAACAAGTACGCTATGACAGATGAGGAAGTAGCAGAGGCAGAAGATTTTATTTTAAGACACTTGTATATTTTCAAGCAAGATAGAAAAGACACCTCCTATCAGAAGCTAGATAACATCTACAAAGAGTTAGCAATGGCGGAGGCTAATTATGGGATAAAGTTTGACTGCCTTGTGATAGACCCCATTTACGATATAGACGACTTTGAGCCTAAAGCGGGTGAGGTGCTTAGAGTATTGAACAGAATAAATTTAGAAGCAGAAGAAAATAACAGGTTCGACATCATAGTGAACCATGTGGCGGAGACGGCTAAAGTAACAACCAAAAGCGGAAAAAGAATAAAACTTACAGCTTTAGCTGACGAGTTCTATGGAGGAAAAAATAACAACAGAAAAGCGATGTTGCAAATTTTAGTCCATAGACCAGAGCCAAACGAAAACCCAGAGGGAGACGAGGAGTATGTAGCCGAAAACCAGACAAATATACATATCCTGAAAATTAAGCCTGAAGGGGTTGCTAAATGGGGGATTTACTCCATTTACTACGATTGGAGAAGCAGACGATATTATGAGATGTTTGACGACAAAGTGCAGTTTGCACAATGCACAAAATTCAAGGACAGAAGACCCAATCAAGAGTTTAAAATAGAAGAATTTAGAACCACTCCAAGTGAAGCATTTAATACAATAAATTATGAAACAGACGAGATGCCTTTCTGA
- a CDS encoding phosphoadenosine phosphosulfate reductase domain-containing protein, which produces MNLLADTMKSIKALSEKTDRVLLFHSANGKDSIALLEMLSPYFKEVKCVYMYMVKDLSHINKYILWAEKRYKNASFIQTPHYAYYNYKKLGICGTNEVNYAQYSLSTITEKIKEETGIQWVVYGFKQNDSLNRRLMLRTYENEITNEETQKIYPLSKWSNKEVLQFISKKRLIEPLQYGNVGNTRSQGTDVTNLSFLLWCRANAPEDLKRVIKEFPDTERILFEYDYEKQNKAI; this is translated from the coding sequence ATGAACCTGCTAGCCGACACAATGAAGAGTATTAAAGCCTTGTCTGAAAAAACGGACAGGGTTTTACTCTTTCATTCTGCCAATGGCAAAGATAGCATCGCTTTACTCGAAATGTTAAGCCCTTATTTCAAAGAGGTAAAGTGTGTGTATATGTATATGGTCAAAGACCTTTCGCATATAAACAAATATATTCTTTGGGCTGAAAAAAGATATAAGAATGCCTCGTTTATTCAAACCCCACATTACGCCTACTACAACTATAAAAAATTAGGCATCTGCGGGACTAATGAGGTAAATTATGCACAATACAGCCTATCAACAATTACAGAAAAAATTAAGGAAGAAACAGGTATCCAATGGGTAGTGTATGGGTTTAAGCAAAACGACAGCCTCAACAGGAGGTTGATGTTGCGAACCTATGAAAACGAAATAACAAACGAAGAGACACAAAAGATATACCCATTATCCAAGTGGTCTAATAAAGAAGTTTTGCAGTTTATAAGTAAAAAAAGACTTATAGAACCGTTACAATATGGAAATGTAGGAAACACAAGGTCGCAAGGAACAGATGTAACAAACCTTTCTTTTCTTTTATGGTGTAGGGCAAACGCTCCAGAGGATTTAAAAAGAGTTATAAAAGAGTTTCCCGACACGGAAAGAATTTTATTTGAATATGACTATGAAAAACAAAATAAAGCAATCTGA
- a CDS encoding ERF family protein, whose amino-acid sequence MEKLIKIQSELKAPKGQYNSFGKYKYRSCEDILEALKPILLKHDCTLVITDEIKQIGDIIYCEATATISDKNTQISVKAQAGIDPTKKGMDISQTFGASSSYARKYALNGLFLIDDTKDADTNEHKQVLDTKPKIQKANEPAMWLNKDTEQWAKLVSSIDEGKTFTVSDIRKKYKVSKETEAELKKLGIN is encoded by the coding sequence ATGGAAAAACTCATCAAAATACAATCAGAGCTAAAAGCCCCAAAAGGGCAATATAATAGCTTTGGTAAATACAAGTACAGAAGTTGTGAGGATATATTGGAGGCTTTAAAGCCAATATTACTAAAACACGATTGCACATTAGTTATTACCGATGAAATAAAGCAAATAGGTGATATTATTTATTGCGAGGCAACAGCGACAATTAGTGATAAAAACACACAAATATCCGTAAAAGCTCAAGCTGGTATTGACCCCACAAAAAAAGGAATGGATATATCACAAACATTCGGTGCGTCGTCATCTTATGCACGCAAATATGCTTTAAATGGTTTGTTTTTAATAGATGATACTAAAGACGCTGACACTAACGAACACAAGCAAGTATTAGACACGAAACCCAAGATACAAAAAGCAAATGAGCCTGCAATGTGGCTAAATAAAGACACAGAACAATGGGCTAAATTAGTATCAAGCATAGACGAAGGTAAAACATTTACAGTTAGCGATATTAGAAAAAAATACAAGGTATCCAAAGAAACAGAAGCTGAACTCAAAAAATTAGGAATTAACTAA
- a CDS encoding class I SAM-dependent methyltransferase, with product MKYQNLFNQDFYPTPREVLDLMELDVNNKTILEPSAGKGNIIDYLKEYGAKEVLFCEINKDLAEICKNKANQIGTDFLELKPEAVAGVEAIIVNS from the coding sequence ATGAAATACCAAAACCTATTCAACCAAGACTTTTACCCTACTCCTAGAGAGGTTTTAGACCTTATGGAGTTAGATGTAAATAACAAAACTATTTTAGAGCCAAGTGCAGGAAAAGGTAATATTATAGATTATCTGAAAGAGTACGGAGCTAAGGAGGTTCTTTTCTGCGAAATCAACAAGGATTTAGCAGAAATATGTAAAAACAAAGCCAACCAAATAGGCACAGACTTTTTGGAATTAAAACCAGAAGCTGTTGCAGGAGTAGAAGCTATCATTGTGAATTCATAA
- a CDS encoding YqaJ viral recombinase family protein, with amino-acid sequence MEEINKLGGLGASEIGALFTQQGLKAKTAQTLAYEKALELILGQKKHLTTTAMQHGIFNEEEAYNVIIQPNFQNTVYQSDVSFEIDKGLWATPDVINPIDNYCMDIKCPYTIYTFKQNIDKVPAYYLAQVQMQMLATGFNKGYLVYYLTSNVMDEWGNKIEFDIPLDQRYHIKEFDADIEFQTEIKERAKTFFEMRDTIKSHLEEAPLITDVEYMDLAMNDHRITRFKDKSNLLAWKGLIYKNEREGYLVIE; translated from the coding sequence ATGGAAGAAATAAACAAACTTGGAGGACTTGGAGCTTCTGAAATTGGAGCGTTATTTACCCAACAAGGGCTAAAGGCAAAGACCGCTCAAACCCTTGCTTACGAAAAAGCCTTAGAGTTGATTTTAGGTCAAAAAAAACATCTTACAACAACAGCAATGCAACACGGCATTTTTAATGAAGAAGAAGCCTATAATGTAATTATACAGCCTAATTTTCAAAATACTGTTTATCAGTCAGATGTTAGTTTTGAAATAGACAAAGGATTATGGGCTACTCCTGATGTAATTAACCCCATAGACAATTATTGTATGGATATAAAATGTCCATACACTATATACACTTTTAAACAAAATATTGATAAAGTACCTGCCTACTACTTAGCACAAGTCCAGATGCAAATGTTAGCGACGGGATTTAACAAAGGGTATTTAGTCTATTACCTTACCTCTAATGTTATGGACGAATGGGGCAACAAAATAGAGTTTGATATTCCATTAGACCAAAGATACCATATCAAAGAATTTGATGCAGATATAGAATTTCAAACAGAGATTAAGGAACGAGCAAAAACCTTTTTTGAGATGAGAGACACAATAAAATCGCACTTAGAAGAAGCACCTTTAATTACAGATGTAGAGTATATGGATTTAGCAATGAACGACCATAGAATTACAAGATTTAAAGACAAGAGCAATCTATTAGCGTGGAAAGGTCTCATTTATAAAAACGAAAGAGAAGGCTATTTAGTAATTGAATAA
- a CDS encoding ParB N-terminal domain-containing protein: MKNKIKQSETRTILRSQITPAPYNPRKITDEARKALKKNIKANGIIGGMVWNELTTNLVSGHQKLSIADEVNKYNPSTKENDYEIKVEVINVDLKTEKELNIFFNSKSVQGEMDYQKLALIVPDIDVDLAGLDDIDLSFIEVELPKDLNIEVPTFEPQEEKKEKAKTQDSEEKASQEEKKQAVKEAKAKVKEGAVYEGDPYITLSFDSYENKVFFLERFHLNGDTKFIKGEEFAEIIENGE, from the coding sequence ATGAAAAACAAAATAAAGCAATCTGAAACTAGAACTATACTAAGAAGCCAAATAACACCTGCTCCATACAATCCAAGAAAGATAACCGATGAAGCAAGAAAAGCCTTAAAAAAGAACATCAAGGCAAACGGAATTATAGGGGGAATGGTATGGAACGAACTAACCACAAATTTAGTATCGGGGCATCAAAAATTATCTATTGCTGACGAAGTAAACAAATACAATCCCTCTACAAAAGAAAACGACTACGAGATAAAAGTAGAAGTTATCAATGTGGATTTAAAGACGGAGAAAGAGCTAAACATATTCTTTAACTCCAAGTCCGTACAAGGAGAAATGGACTACCAAAAATTGGCTTTAATCGTTCCTGATATTGATGTAGATTTGGCAGGTTTAGATGATATAGACCTTTCTTTTATAGAGGTAGAACTACCTAAAGACTTAAATATTGAAGTGCCTACTTTTGAACCTCAAGAAGAAAAGAAAGAAAAGGCTAAAACACAAGATAGTGAAGAAAAAGCCTCACAAGAGGAAAAAAAACAAGCCGTAAAAGAAGCTAAAGCGAAAGTTAAGGAAGGAGCCGTTTACGAGGGAGACCCTTATATCACCCTATCTTTTGACAGCTATGAGAATAAAGTGTTTTTCTTAGAGCGATTTCACTTAAACGGAGATACTAAGTTCATAAAAGGAGAAGAATTTGCAGAAATAATAGAGAATGGAGAATAA
- a CDS encoding SH3 beta-barrel fold-containing protein: MNPTYLKQIMQLAWQFFKQTGLKFSECLKKAWANYKLKKRMQQGIVRFYFQKVDGSIREAWGTLKADLLPETKGSERKENPTTQVYFDTEVNEFRCFKKFNLMY, encoded by the coding sequence ATGAACCCAACATATTTAAAACAAATAATGCAATTAGCGTGGCAGTTTTTCAAACAAACAGGTTTAAAATTTAGCGAATGCCTAAAAAAAGCGTGGGCAAATTACAAACTAAAAAAGAGAATGCAACAGGGTATTGTTCGTTTCTACTTTCAAAAGGTAGACGGTAGCATTAGAGAAGCGTGGGGTACTTTGAAAGCCGATTTACTACCTGAAACCAAAGGTTCAGAACGAAAAGAAAACCCAACCACACAAGTCTATTTTGATACAGAGGTCAATGAGTTTAGGTGTTTTAAAAAGTTTAATTTAATGTATTGA
- a CDS encoding DUF551 domain-containing protein: MTTDNWIKVEEKLPNENETVWITNGKGWVALGCLAYVEDGYLWGISNGEIYPKDGKIMTEADLEEDLDVVFWHSVPDMPKI, from the coding sequence ATGACGACAGACAATTGGATAAAAGTAGAAGAAAAATTACCTAACGAAAATGAAACTGTTTGGATAACGAATGGCAAAGGTTGGGTAGCGTTAGGCTGTTTAGCGTATGTTGAAGACGGTTATTTGTGGGGAATTTCAAACGGCGAAATATACCCAAAAGACGGCAAGATAATGACAGAGGCAGATTTAGAGGAGGATTTAGATGTTGTTTTTTGGCATTCAGTGCCAGATATGCCTAAAATTTAA
- a CDS encoding adenine nucleotide alpha hydrolase family protein has product MKNLIITVSGGRSSAMMARHIQVSEKYKDYNKLFVFCNTGMERPETIDFLKNIEKHWNIPLVKIEGVYSSEMGVGVSYKLVDWDNLDMTAKPFENAIAHKNKGAFNGMPNLEAPFCSEMLKTLPAKKIADDIFGVNSYLKAIGFRKEDMPKRISWAEIKEDKIRIFPLLTDFQFPIGQMELNKFWDSQPFKLEIHNKYGNCELCWKKSDANLIDVIRKGTRFIDWYRKMEGKYGNTSFRGHKSIDDLVELSKLPFTGELNFEENKCVCNF; this is encoded by the coding sequence ATGAAAAATTTAATAATAACAGTGTCTGGAGGGAGAAGTTCCGCTATGATGGCACGACATATCCAAGTATCCGAAAAATATAAGGATTACAATAAGTTGTTTGTTTTCTGCAATACAGGAATGGAGCGACCAGAGACGATAGATTTTCTCAAAAATATAGAGAAGCATTGGAATATTCCACTTGTTAAAATTGAAGGCGTATATTCATCAGAAATGGGTGTTGGGGTTAGTTACAAGCTAGTAGATTGGGATAACTTAGATATGACTGCTAAACCATTTGAGAATGCTATTGCACACAAAAATAAAGGAGCATTTAATGGTATGCCCAACCTTGAAGCCCCTTTTTGTAGCGAAATGCTTAAAACATTACCTGCTAAAAAAATTGCAGATGATATTTTCGGTGTGAATAGTTACTTAAAAGCTATTGGATTTCGTAAAGAAGATATGCCCAAGCGAATAAGTTGGGCAGAAATCAAGGAAGACAAAATAAGGATATTTCCACTTTTGACTGATTTTCAATTTCCAATAGGACAAATGGAACTAAATAAATTTTGGGATAGTCAGCCATTCAAGTTGGAAATACACAACAAGTATGGAAACTGCGAACTATGTTGGAAAAAATCTGACGCCAATCTAATAGATGTTATCCGAAAGGGAACTCGTTTTATAGACTGGTATAGAAAAATGGAGGGGAAATATGGCAATACCTCTTTTAGAGGTCATAAAAGTATTGACGATTTAGTAGAGCTTTCTAAGCTCCCTTTTACAGGAGAGCTAAACTTTGAAGAAAACAAGTGTGTTTGCAATTTTTAA
- a CDS encoding MazG-like family protein, with the protein MEKLIKQIKQWADDKGILAKATPTKQALKTLEECTELLTAIADDDGTEIKDAIGDIVVTLIIQCEMQNLNFIDCVQSAYDVISKRTGKMINGQFVKDK; encoded by the coding sequence ATGGAAAAACTAATCAAACAAATCAAACAATGGGCTGACGACAAGGGAATACTAGCTAAAGCAACGCCCACAAAACAAGCACTCAAAACATTAGAAGAATGTACAGAACTACTCACAGCTATTGCAGATGATGATGGAACAGAAATAAAAGATGCAATAGGAGATATAGTAGTTACGCTAATTATTCAATGTGAGATGCAGAATCTGAACTTTATAGACTGCGTACAAAGTGCATACGATGTAATAAGCAAAAGGACAGGAAAAATGATTAACGGACAATTTGTAAAAGATAAATAA